A DNA window from Candidatus Methanomethylicota archaeon contains the following coding sequences:
- a CDS encoding DUF86 domain-containing protein has protein sequence MVGLRNILMHRYWLVDEKIYETVKDDFKCLRELIGKVMEAFPIEHQLL, from the coding sequence ATGGTTGGATTGAGGAATATTTTGATGCATCGTTACTGGCTAGTTGATGAGAAAATTTATGAAACTGTAAAAGACGACTTTAAATGTTTGAGGGAGCTTATAGGTAAGGTTATGGAGGCATTCCCAATTGAACATCAA